The sequence below is a genomic window from Perca fluviatilis chromosome 13, GENO_Pfluv_1.0, whole genome shotgun sequence.
CTGATGCAACCGCTGCCGGATCGCTGTATGGCTTCAGCCACTGTGTACCTGGTCTTACCACAAGCACACTTTGCCAtctttgtgatgctgaggtctgACTGCAGGAACAGATGGAGTCGACTGTCCGATAACAACAAAGGTATTTGAACAACACTAGAGAAGAAAGGATATCAATGGCACAATGTCAACCAGTGAACGTAGGCATCTAAAAAGTAGTCAGCAGATTAATTCTTTACAGCCTTGCTGCCATTGCTTTAGCCGTACAGCAACTCAcctttctaaaaactcctggAAGCCCTTCATCCTCTGCAAGACCTGCTCTTTGTTCCCCGGACTGAAGAAGGGGTTCCAGGGAGGCAAGTTGGGTAACTCCCTGGACAGAGAATAACTTAAGAAAATGCACTTCGAGAAAACTTACTGCATGCTCAATTAAAGTCAGATACAATGGGAATCTGATTCATTGAACTAAGCAAACACGTCAATAAATGATGCGAATCTGAAGTATGAACTTGTAAAACACATACATGATCAGAGCATTCTGTTCCAGACAATCACGCAGCCAAACAAACTCACTGTACCGCCGCCTTACACTGGAAGTCTTCTTTCGAAAACACATGCTATTGGTCTTCAAAGAGAAACAGCAATTCAATACACGTAATACATGAAGTGAAAATTACCCAAAAGACATTTTTCTCCCAAGTGGCACTTACTTGTAAACAAATCTCGTAGTCGAGGTGTGTGTGCCAGAGGTAATCTTTAAGAAGCCTTGGATTGCGAACACAAATGCTGATAAACTCCTACAAAATCCCAAACCAGGGTTCCATTACATGACAAAGGGTTGTAAAAATGCATgggttttaaattaaaacaccACAATGAGATGTGTTTCAGCATAAATATTTTTGACTGGGCCTCAATTCTGGGAAGTTATCAATAGGTCTAACCAGTTGCAATTGCACGACTGCAAAACAAACAGGAGATTAGTGTGAAGAAGCAGGCTTGACCACTTACAGTTTTTGACAGATTCTCTAGCATACTGTCCATGGTGGGGACAAAAGCCTGTGACctgagagagaaacaaatgGAGTGCTGCATTGAAAGCGATCTGTTCCAACTTATTTTAGGACAAACATACTATTGCGTTTGGTGACCTATTGAGTATTATTACAGGCCGTTTCAGTTCAACTGTtgtgtgcatattttaaattgtttttaattgttttccaattgctctttacattttattttttgtcttttaatgctttgaaattgtttaattgttttctaactgtttttaatgtttcatgtaaagcactttgaattgccttgttgctgaaatgtgctatacaaataaagctgccttgccttgcattTTCATGAAGACGGcagaaacagtaaaaaaaaaataaaaaaattgaatacAGTAATACATCTGGCAGGACAAAGtccattgttttcaaatgcTAGATCTGTTCTGTACAGCACAGGCCTGGCTGGTAATTAATACTTTAAGGACTCAAAAGTGCAAACATTTGGAGCTGATGAAGGATCAATGGG
It includes:
- the snx10a gene encoding sorting nexin-10A isoform X2, coding for MDSMLENLSKTEFISICVRNPRLLKDYLWHTHLDYEICLQTNSMCFRKKTSSVRRRYSEFVWLRDCLEQNALIMELPNLPPWNPFFSPGNKEQVLQRMKGFQEFLESVVQIPLLLSDSRLHLFLQSDLSITKMAKCACGKTRYTVAEAIQRSGSGCISRLEDKASFDSDCESCSSSGLGGSMDTSVR
- the snx10a gene encoding sorting nexin-10A isoform X1, translated to MDSMLENLSKTEFISICVRNPRLLKDYLWHTHLDYEICLQTNSMCFRKKTSSVRRRYSEFVWLRDCLEQNALIMELPNLPPWNPFFSPGNKEQVLQRMKGFQEFLESVVQIPLLLSDSRLHLFLQSDLSITKMAKCACGKTRYTVAEAIQRSGSGCISRLEDKASFDSDCESSCSSSGLGGSMDTSVR
- the snx10a gene encoding sorting nexin-10A isoform X3, whose product is MDSMLENLSKTEFISICVRNPRLLKDYLWHTHLDYEICLQTNSMCFRKKTSSVRRRYSEFVWLRDCLEQNALIMELPNLPPWNPFFSPGNKEQVLQRMKGFQEFLESRLHLFLQSDLSITKMAKCACGKTRYTVAEAIQRSGSGCISRLEDKASFDSDCESSCSSSGLGGSMDTSVR